The genome window GTCGTAACCGTTCATGTTCCGGCGACCGTTAGTAGTAGGTTTGTACTTACGAATTCCCACTATGTTTTCCTCCTTTTTTTAATGATTAGTTTTCACTGTTGTCGTTGAACAGCTTAATTTCATCTGAATCAGCAGAAAGAGTAACGATTGCCTTACGACGACGCTTAGTGTAGCCGACGTAACGACCTTGACGCTTCTTCTTGCCCTTAACATTCATGATGTTAACCTTAACAACCTTCACACCGAAAATTTCTTCAATGGCGTTCTTGACCTGAGTCTTAGTTGCCCGTAAATCAACATCAAAAGTGTAACGCTTGTCGTCCATCCCAGCCATTGAGGCTTCAGTAACAACTGGACGTAAAATAATATCGCGTGCTTCCATTATGCGAGCACCTCCTCTACTTGAGAAAGAGCTGACTTAGTAATGATTACCTTTTGGGCGTCAGCAACGTTTAAGATGTTAACCCCGGCAGGAGTAACAACAGTTGCGTTTGCCAGGTTGCGTGCTGATAATGCAGCGTTCTTGTCGTCGTCAGTAACAACGATCAAGGCCTTTTCAGCAACGTTCAGGTTGTTCATTACCCCAGCAAATTCCTTGGTCTTTGGTGCATCAAAGTTCAATGCATCAACAACAACTAATGCATTGTCGAGAACCTTTTGGGAAAGTGCTGACTTGATAGCAAGTTGACGAACCTTACGAGGAAGGTTGTACTTGTATGAGCGTGGAGTAGGTCCGAAGACGATACCACCGCCACGGAACTGTGGTGCCCGGATAGAACCTTGACGAGCACGACCAGTACCCTTTTGACGCCATGGCTTCTTTCCACCACCGCTAACAGCTGAACGGTTCTTAACGGCGTGG of Limosilactobacillus oris contains these proteins:
- the rplW gene encoding 50S ribosomal protein L23, with protein sequence MEARDIILRPVVTEASMAGMDDKRYTFDVDLRATKTQVKNAIEEIFGVKVVKVNIMNVKGKKKRQGRYVGYTKRRRKAIVTLSADSDEIKLFNDNSEN
- the rplD gene encoding 50S ribosomal protein L4 produces the protein MTSVNLYKQDGSQNGTIELNAAVFGIEPNQNAEFDAILRQRASLRQGTHAVKNRSAVSGGGKKPWRQKGTGRARQGSIRAPQFRGGGIVFGPTPRSYKYNLPRKVRQLAIKSALSQKVLDNALVVVDALNFDAPKTKEFAGVMNNLNVAEKALIVVTDDDKNAALSARNLANATVVTPAGVNILNVADAQKVIITKSALSQVEEVLA